The following are encoded together in the Nocardioides sp. Arc9.136 genome:
- a CDS encoding HtaA domain-containing protein, protein MIRPTRWVASAAATTLAASGLALVAAAAPAPAAPPAPVLTWEISQQFDDHLSSHVLGGGATETTEGVVTFPDGVGTYDPATGAGSVSYAGSVAGSFAFGGSPFYTVTIANPTVTVDADGEGTVTAKVSASNVGSGQAPAASTDPERVTVTTFDAPAWTVADGLGSVTATPDWDGVLPEGPESVALGIKAGQPVAGRSWHPAFLGQLTPGVRAHFHASGASSDAKKAPAPFTAQATPAAAPVATPALEVTTTSASYADGLALSVTGTGFDPDAKVQRAPDGVYVGVAPSGGILGLTDAGFAAATHVGRAKLVSGSFTAALVVPTAKLDPARSWSVYTWSAHGNPVADDSQAVEKALAVDWSKLAQPDPGTDPGPGTGPEVPASNPRTTASVTAASYAGGVQVAVSGTGFRAVTNAGDNGVYVGLAPAGGMPSTGSQTDQAAFAAAAWVMPQQMPGGAFSTTLLAPTAKLDPTRSYAVYTWQAHTHSNTSQDTQTPVTIDWSRLAPPAGGPGGGSGPEQPEQPGEEPEQPGEEPEQPAAVGVTGPAQAAFGRSGSISAVITVGGEPASGTAVLTGLGAEQTSELVDGRATFRIPARLGAGRHTAWISFGGVVVAEHVVVVEKASPVVTARWSRQPTATAAGRLTTVVRGAAAVGDPAGRVRLRLYRDGKLRRTIAPVALEDGRATFAVARLGAGTWKVRVRYLGARNYVGDTTVLDLRVR, encoded by the coding sequence ATGATCCGCCCCACCCGCTGGGTCGCCTCGGCGGCCGCCACGACGCTCGCGGCCTCCGGCCTCGCGCTCGTCGCAGCCGCCGCGCCGGCCCCCGCCGCGCCACCGGCCCCCGTGCTGACCTGGGAGATCTCCCAGCAGTTCGACGACCACCTCTCGAGCCACGTCCTGGGCGGTGGCGCCACCGAGACCACCGAGGGTGTCGTCACCTTCCCGGACGGCGTGGGGACCTACGACCCGGCGACCGGTGCGGGGTCGGTGTCCTACGCCGGCTCCGTGGCGGGCTCGTTCGCCTTCGGCGGCTCGCCGTTCTACACGGTCACGATCGCGAACCCCACGGTCACCGTGGACGCCGACGGCGAGGGCACCGTGACGGCCAAGGTGTCCGCCTCCAACGTCGGCAGCGGCCAGGCGCCCGCCGCGTCGACGGATCCCGAGCGGGTCACCGTCACCACCTTCGACGCGCCGGCCTGGACGGTCGCGGACGGCCTCGGGTCCGTCACCGCCACGCCCGACTGGGACGGCGTGCTCCCGGAGGGCCCGGAGTCGGTTGCGCTCGGCATCAAGGCCGGCCAGCCGGTCGCCGGCCGGTCCTGGCACCCTGCGTTCCTCGGCCAGCTGACCCCCGGGGTCCGCGCCCACTTCCACGCCTCGGGCGCGAGCAGCGACGCCAAGAAGGCACCCGCACCCTTCACCGCCCAGGCCACCCCGGCCGCGGCGCCGGTCGCCACGCCCGCGCTCGAGGTGACCACCACCTCCGCGTCGTACGCCGACGGCCTCGCGCTGTCGGTGACCGGGACCGGCTTCGACCCCGACGCGAAGGTGCAGCGCGCGCCGGACGGCGTGTACGTCGGCGTCGCGCCCAGCGGCGGCATCCTCGGCCTGACGGACGCCGGCTTCGCGGCGGCCACGCACGTCGGCAGGGCGAAGCTGGTCAGCGGGTCGTTCACCGCCGCGCTGGTCGTGCCGACCGCGAAGCTCGACCCCGCGAGGTCGTGGTCGGTCTACACCTGGAGCGCCCACGGCAACCCGGTCGCGGACGACTCGCAGGCCGTCGAGAAGGCCCTCGCCGTCGACTGGTCGAAGCTGGCGCAGCCCGACCCCGGGACCGACCCCGGGCCGGGCACCGGTCCCGAGGTTCCGGCGAGCAACCCCCGGACGACCGCGTCCGTGACGGCCGCGTCGTACGCCGGCGGGGTGCAGGTGGCCGTCTCCGGCACCGGCTTCCGGGCGGTCACCAACGCGGGCGACAACGGCGTCTACGTCGGCCTGGCGCCCGCGGGCGGGATGCCGAGCACCGGCTCGCAGACCGACCAGGCCGCGTTCGCGGCGGCGGCCTGGGTCATGCCGCAGCAGATGCCCGGCGGCGCCTTCAGTACCACGCTGCTCGCTCCGACCGCGAAGCTCGATCCCACCAGGAGCTACGCGGTCTACACGTGGCAGGCCCACACCCACTCCAACACCAGCCAGGACACCCAGACGCCCGTCACCATCGACTGGTCCAGGCTCGCGCCGCCCGCCGGTGGGCCCGGCGGGGGCAGCGGCCCCGAGCAGCCCGAGCAGCCCGGCGAGGAGCCCGAGCAGCCGGGTGAGGAGCCCGAGCAGCCCGCGGCGGTCGGGGTCACCGGCCCCGCCCAGGCGGCCTTCGGCCGGTCGGGCTCGATCTCGGCCGTGATCACGGTCGGCGGCGAGCCGGCGTCCGGCACCGCGGTCCTGACCGGCCTCGGCGCCGAGCAGACCAGCGAGCTCGTCGACGGCCGCGCGACGTTCCGCATCCCGGCCCGCCTGGGCGCGGGCCGCCACACCGCATGGATCTCCTTCGGCGGTGTGGTCGTCGCCGAGCACGTGGTGGTCGTCGAGAAGGCGTCGCCGGTCGTCACCGCGCGCTGGTCGCGCCAGCCCACCGCTACCGCGGCGGGCCGGCTGACCACGGTCGTCCGCGGAGCGGCTGCCGTCGGCGACCCCGCCGGCCGGGTGCGGCTGCGGCTCTACCGCGACGGGAAGCTCCGGCGCACGATCGCGCCGGTCGCCCTCGAGGACGGCCGGGCCACGTTCGCGGTCGCCCGGCTCGGTGCCGGCACCTGGAAGGTCCGGGTGCGCTACCTCGGCGCCCGCAACTACGTCGGCGACACCACGGTCCTCGACCTGCGCGTCCGCTGA
- a CDS encoding heme ABC transporter ATP-binding protein, whose protein sequence is MTAPGATVRARGVGVAVDGHRILDGVDVDVRPGELLALVGPNGAGKSTLLGVLSGDTVPTTGTVELGGRELRRHAARDLARVRGVQLQQQGLAFGFRVEDVVRMGRSPWHRTPAEDDDERVVAEAMERADVTALAQRLFPTLSGGEQARTSFARLLAQATPVLMLDEPTAALDIRHQEALLDVLRRTVRAGAAAVVVLHDLSLAAAYADRVCVLADGRVRADGPPAEVLTGALLSEVYGHPVDVVEHAGHLLVVPVRTPSPLQEVL, encoded by the coding sequence GTGACGGCCCCCGGCGCGACGGTCCGCGCACGCGGCGTCGGCGTGGCCGTCGACGGCCACCGCATCCTCGACGGGGTCGACGTCGACGTCCGGCCCGGGGAGCTGCTGGCCCTGGTCGGGCCGAACGGCGCCGGCAAGTCCACGCTGCTCGGCGTCCTCTCCGGTGACACGGTGCCGACGACGGGCACGGTCGAGCTCGGCGGGCGCGAGCTGCGCCGGCACGCCGCCCGCGACCTGGCCCGGGTGCGCGGGGTGCAGCTGCAGCAGCAGGGCCTCGCGTTCGGGTTCCGCGTCGAGGACGTCGTGCGCATGGGCCGCTCCCCGTGGCACCGGACCCCGGCCGAGGACGACGACGAGCGCGTCGTCGCCGAGGCCATGGAGCGGGCGGACGTGACCGCTCTCGCGCAGCGGCTCTTCCCCACGCTCTCGGGCGGCGAGCAGGCGCGCACGTCGTTCGCCCGGCTGCTCGCCCAGGCCACCCCCGTGCTGATGCTCGACGAGCCGACCGCGGCCCTCGACATCCGCCACCAGGAGGCGCTGCTCGACGTGCTGCGCCGCACCGTCCGGGCCGGTGCCGCCGCCGTTGTCGTGCTGCACGACCTCTCGCTCGCCGCGGCGTACGCCGACCGCGTCTGCGTCCTCGCCGACGGCCGGGTCCGCGCCGACGGCCCGCCCGCCGAGGTGCTGACCGGGGCGCTGCTGAGCGAGGTCTACGGCCACCCGGTCGACGTCGTCGAGCACGCCGGTCACCTCCTCGTCGTCCCCGTCCGCACCCCGTCCCCGCTCCAGGAGGTCCTGTGA
- a CDS encoding iron ABC transporter permease — protein sequence MTATPTAAPPAAGRTAPATPRTAARVLAGRVGLLGGLGVALLVALVLGAGHGQLDVPPNEVVGSVLHRLGLDWGPVPSHPQGESTLWQVRFPRVAMAALAGAALATAGALMQGVFGNPLAEPGVVGVSSGAAVAAASVIVLDLTFAGTWTVAVCAFLGGLVTTVLVYVMSRDGGRTEVVTLVLTGIALNAVTSAGLAFLMFLGDTQAREEIVFWQLGSLNGSRWEQVGVVAPLAVGGILVALLLAPRLDLLALGDRAARHVGVDVERLRMTTIVAVAVLTAAAVSFCGIIAFVGLVVPHLVRLVAGPGHRLLVPASALGGAVLLVVADLWARTAIEYADLPIGMLTSLVGGPFFFWLLRRARRTAGGWA from the coding sequence GTGACCGCCACCCCCACCGCCGCCCCTCCCGCCGCCGGCCGCACCGCCCCGGCGACCCCGCGGACCGCCGCCCGCGTGCTCGCGGGCCGGGTCGGCCTGCTCGGCGGGCTGGGCGTCGCCCTGCTCGTGGCACTCGTCCTCGGGGCCGGCCACGGCCAGCTCGACGTGCCCCCGAACGAGGTCGTCGGGTCGGTGCTGCACCGCCTCGGGCTGGACTGGGGCCCCGTCCCGTCCCACCCCCAGGGCGAGAGCACCCTGTGGCAGGTCCGGTTCCCGCGCGTGGCCATGGCCGCCCTCGCGGGCGCCGCGCTCGCCACTGCGGGCGCCCTGATGCAGGGCGTCTTCGGCAACCCCCTGGCCGAGCCCGGCGTCGTGGGGGTCTCCTCCGGGGCCGCCGTCGCGGCGGCCTCGGTGATCGTGCTCGACCTGACCTTCGCCGGCACCTGGACGGTCGCGGTGTGCGCCTTCCTCGGCGGGCTGGTGACCACCGTGCTGGTCTACGTGATGTCGCGCGACGGGGGCCGCACCGAGGTGGTCACGCTGGTGCTGACCGGCATCGCGCTCAACGCGGTGACCAGCGCCGGGCTGGCCTTCCTGATGTTCCTGGGCGACACCCAGGCGCGCGAGGAGATCGTCTTCTGGCAGCTCGGCAGCCTCAACGGGTCGCGCTGGGAGCAGGTCGGCGTCGTCGCGCCGCTCGCCGTCGGCGGGATCCTCGTCGCCCTCCTCCTCGCGCCCCGGCTGGACCTGCTCGCGCTCGGCGACCGCGCCGCCCGCCACGTCGGTGTCGACGTCGAGCGGCTGCGGATGACCACGATCGTGGCGGTCGCCGTGCTCACCGCCGCGGCGGTGTCCTTCTGCGGGATCATCGCGTTCGTCGGGCTGGTCGTGCCGCACCTGGTGCGGCTGGTGGCCGGTCCCGGCCACCGGCTGCTCGTGCCCGCCAGTGCGCTCGGCGGTGCCGTCCTCCTCGTCGTCGCGGACCTGTGGGCCCGCACCGCGATCGAGTACGCCGACCTGCCGATCGGGATGCTGACCTCCCTGGTCGGCGGCCCCTTCTTCTTCTGGCTGCTGCGCCGGGCCCGTCGTACGGCGGGGGGCTGGGCGTGA
- a CDS encoding hemin ABC transporter substrate-binding protein, with the protein MLPPSSSVRLLVPSIAGLVVALLLAGCGISTGERAVGSDADPSALRTAPPLADVEPLEDVRAWDGEAVVAADDAIDPVAEAPEQHLPVTLTDAQGTEVRVEDASRVLALDVHGTLARTVAELGLADVLVGRDVSTQVAGLDDLPLVTQDGHDLVAEAILELDPTLVVTDTSLGPWDVVLQVRDAGIPVVVLEPERTLENVGGLVHGVAEALGVPEEGAALAERTRREIDAVTAEVARVAPADEGERLRMVFLYVRGQSGVYYMFGEGSGADSLIDAIGGYDVAEEIGWNGMKPLTDEGLVAAQPDLVLMMSGGLESAGGVDGLLERLPALAETPAGRHRRFVAMDDAAVLGFGPATASVLEALTVAAYAPGELS; encoded by the coding sequence GTGCTGCCCCCGTCCTCCTCCGTCCGCCTGCTGGTCCCGTCGATCGCCGGGCTGGTGGTCGCGCTGCTGCTGGCCGGCTGCGGGATCTCCACCGGCGAGCGGGCCGTCGGCTCCGACGCCGACCCCTCGGCCCTGCGGACGGCGCCACCGCTGGCCGACGTGGAGCCGCTTGAGGACGTCCGCGCCTGGGACGGCGAGGCCGTCGTGGCGGCCGACGACGCGATCGACCCCGTCGCGGAGGCGCCCGAGCAGCACCTGCCGGTGACGCTGACCGACGCCCAGGGGACCGAGGTGCGGGTCGAGGACGCCAGCCGCGTGCTGGCGCTCGACGTGCACGGGACGCTCGCGCGCACCGTCGCCGAGCTGGGCCTGGCCGACGTGCTCGTCGGCCGCGACGTGTCCACCCAGGTCGCGGGGCTCGACGACCTGCCGCTGGTCACCCAGGACGGGCACGACCTCGTCGCCGAGGCGATCCTCGAGCTCGATCCCACGCTGGTCGTCACCGACACCTCCCTCGGTCCCTGGGACGTCGTGCTGCAGGTGCGGGACGCCGGCATCCCCGTCGTCGTGCTCGAGCCCGAGCGCACCCTCGAGAACGTCGGAGGACTGGTCCACGGCGTCGCCGAGGCGCTCGGCGTCCCGGAGGAGGGCGCGGCGCTCGCCGAGCGGACCCGGCGGGAGATCGACGCGGTCACCGCCGAGGTCGCGCGCGTCGCGCCGGCGGACGAGGGCGAGCGGCTGCGGATGGTGTTCCTCTACGTGCGCGGGCAGAGCGGCGTCTACTACATGTTCGGCGAGGGGTCGGGCGCGGACTCGCTCATCGACGCGATCGGCGGGTACGACGTCGCCGAGGAGATCGGCTGGAACGGCATGAAGCCGCTCACCGACGAGGGCCTGGTCGCCGCGCAGCCCGACCTGGTGCTGATGATGTCCGGGGGCCTGGAGTCCGCGGGCGGGGTCGACGGCCTGCTCGAGCGGCTGCCCGCGCTGGCCGAGACCCCCGCGGGCCGGCACCGCCGGTTCGTGGCGATGGACGACGCGGCCGTCCTCGGCTTCGGCCCCGCGACCGCCTCGGTCCTCGAGGCCCTCACCGTCGCGGCGTACGCACCGGGCGAGCTGTCGTGA
- a CDS encoding heme oxygenase (biliverdin-producing) codes for MTVLDAGPTTPALSVAMREGSRAEHEDAEGSTFMSELLDGRISEEGYAAYLRRLRAVYAAMETVVRERSGDPLVAAVHDPALERLAAIDADLDHWAPGADHDLAPGESPAAATYCDRLRGASWGGALVAHHYTRYLGDLSGGQAIGRVLDRAFELDGAGTAFYAFPAVPKPKPYKDAYRARLDALGLDGAGVDRVVEEVKVAFRLNQALFTELGERIDAYRRPARQD; via the coding sequence ATGACCGTGCTCGACGCCGGCCCCACCACACCCGCCCTGTCGGTCGCGATGCGCGAGGGCTCCCGCGCGGAGCACGAGGACGCCGAGGGGTCGACGTTCATGTCGGAGCTGCTCGACGGCCGCATCTCCGAGGAGGGGTACGCCGCGTACCTGCGCCGGCTCCGCGCCGTGTACGCCGCCATGGAGACCGTCGTGCGGGAGCGCTCGGGCGACCCCCTCGTGGCCGCCGTCCACGACCCGGCCCTGGAGCGGCTCGCCGCGATCGACGCCGACCTGGACCACTGGGCGCCCGGCGCCGACCACGACCTCGCGCCCGGCGAGTCACCGGCGGCGGCGACGTACTGCGACCGGCTCCGTGGGGCGTCCTGGGGCGGCGCGCTGGTGGCCCACCACTACACCCGCTACCTCGGTGACCTGTCCGGCGGCCAGGCGATCGGCCGGGTGCTCGACCGGGCCTTCGAGCTGGACGGGGCCGGGACGGCGTTCTACGCGTTCCCCGCGGTCCCCAAGCCGAAGCCGTACAAGGACGCCTACCGCGCCCGCCTCGACGCACTGGGCCTCGACGGCGCCGGGGTGGACCGGGTGGTCGAGGAGGTGAAGGTAGCGTTCCGGCTGAACCAGGCCCTCTTCACCGAGCTCGGAGAACGCATCGATGCCTACCGCCGCCCGGCACGCCAGGACTGA
- a CDS encoding NAD(P)-dependent oxidoreductase, translating to MRVLVTGAAGSIGRVVSLGLADRGHEVVGLDRLPQPSGEDGAWYTVDCTDPDAVDAVFVEQSLDAVVHLAGHPGEANLPDSLASHVVTTGALLDAMVAHDVRRIVYASSNHAVGRTPRRDLVGVDARPRPDTFYGVSKVAAEALLSLYVDRYGIDAVACRIGSFLPEPETVRNLSTWLSHDDCVRMVEAGLTATAPGFAVLYGISANTRAWWDLEPGRALGYDPQDDAEAWADRIQPSPEDDWDAAHVGGPYATPTFERPALNRS from the coding sequence ATGAGGGTCCTGGTCACCGGCGCCGCCGGCAGCATCGGCCGGGTGGTCTCGCTGGGCCTCGCCGACCGGGGGCACGAGGTCGTCGGCCTCGACCGGCTGCCGCAGCCCTCGGGCGAGGACGGCGCCTGGTACACCGTCGACTGCACCGACCCCGACGCCGTCGACGCCGTCTTCGTCGAGCAGTCCCTCGACGCGGTCGTCCACCTGGCCGGGCACCCCGGCGAGGCGAACCTCCCGGACTCGCTGGCCTCCCACGTGGTGACCACGGGCGCGCTGCTCGACGCGATGGTCGCCCACGACGTGCGCCGCATCGTCTACGCCTCCTCCAACCACGCCGTGGGCCGCACCCCGCGCCGGGACCTGGTCGGCGTCGACGCCCGGCCGCGGCCCGACACGTTCTACGGCGTCAGCAAGGTGGCCGCCGAGGCGCTGCTGAGCCTCTACGTCGACCGGTACGGCATCGACGCGGTCGCCTGCCGGATCGGCTCGTTCCTCCCCGAGCCCGAGACGGTCCGCAACCTCTCCACCTGGCTCTCCCACGACGACTGCGTCCGCATGGTCGAGGCCGGCCTCACCGCCACGGCCCCGGGCTTCGCGGTGCTGTACGGCATCTCCGCCAACACCCGGGCCTGGTGGGACCTCGAGCCGGGTCGCGCGCTGGGCTACGACCCGCAGGACGACGCCGAGGCCTGGGCCGACCGGATCCAGCCCTCCCCCGAGGACGACTGGGACGCCGCGCACGTCGGCGGCCCGTACGCCACGCCGACGTTCGAGCGGCCCGCCCTCAACCGCTCCTGA
- a CDS encoding aldo/keto reductase, whose product MTSSVTQKRTLGTASSLTVSALGLGCMGMSEFYGTADEATATATIHRALDLGVTFLDTADMYGPFTNEQLVGAAIKDRRDEVQLATKFGNERLPDGTRVGINGRPEYVRAACDASLSRLGVDHIDLYYQHRVDRSVPIEETVGAMAELVAAGKVGHLGLSEASAATIRRAHATHPITALQTEYSLFTRDLEDEILPTIRELGIGLVPYSPLGRGILTGAITSEESLAEDDSRRSAYFPRLNGEGLRANLRLVDKIRELAAEKDCTPGQLALAWVLAQGDDVAPIPGTKRVAYLEENVGALDVPLDAGDLRRLEEAVPRDAVVGDRYGDMSSIEA is encoded by the coding sequence ATGACCTCTTCCGTGACGCAGAAGCGCACCCTCGGCACCGCCTCGTCCCTCACCGTGTCCGCCCTCGGCCTCGGCTGCATGGGGATGTCGGAGTTCTACGGGACCGCAGACGAGGCGACGGCGACCGCGACGATCCACCGGGCGCTCGACCTGGGCGTGACGTTCCTCGACACCGCCGACATGTACGGCCCGTTCACCAACGAGCAGCTGGTCGGCGCGGCGATCAAGGACCGCCGCGACGAGGTGCAGCTGGCGACCAAGTTCGGCAACGAGCGCCTGCCCGACGGCACCCGCGTCGGCATCAACGGCCGCCCGGAGTACGTCCGGGCCGCCTGCGACGCCTCGCTCTCGCGGCTCGGCGTCGACCACATCGACCTCTACTACCAGCACCGCGTGGACCGGTCGGTCCCGATCGAGGAGACCGTCGGGGCGATGGCCGAGCTGGTGGCCGCCGGCAAGGTCGGCCACCTCGGGCTCTCCGAGGCGTCGGCCGCCACCATCCGCCGCGCCCACGCGACCCACCCGATCACCGCGCTGCAGACGGAGTACTCGCTGTTCACCCGCGACCTCGAGGACGAGATCCTGCCGACCATCCGCGAGCTGGGGATCGGGCTCGTGCCGTACTCCCCGCTCGGCCGCGGCATCCTCACCGGCGCGATCACCTCGGAGGAGTCCTTGGCCGAGGACGACTCCCGCCGCTCGGCGTACTTCCCCCGCCTCAACGGCGAGGGCCTGCGCGCCAACCTCCGCCTGGTGGACAAGATCCGCGAGCTCGCCGCCGAGAAGGACTGCACCCCCGGCCAGCTCGCCCTCGCCTGGGTGCTGGCCCAGGGCGACGACGTGGCGCCGATCCCGGGCACCAAGCGGGTGGCCTACCTCGAGGAGAACGTCGGCGCCCTGGACGTGCCGCTGGACGCCGGGGACCTGCGCCGCCTGGAGGAGGCCGTGCCGCGCGACGCCGTCGTGGGCGACCGGTACGGCGACATGTCCTCGATCGAGGCCTGA
- a CDS encoding phospho-sugar mutase: MTNTDVPSLLAAARAWTAEDPDPRTREELEAVVARVEAGDAAATADLADRFAGTLEFGTAGLRGAIGAGPNRMNRVVVTRAAAGLAAYLRDTGATGPVVIGYDARHDSDVYARDTAEVVTGAGFAAHLLPRPLPTPLLAYAIRELGCSAGVMVTASHNPPQDNGYKVYLGDGSQIVPPADAEIAARIAAVGPVADVPRGNGGAVLDEGIVDRYLDTVAGLAEDGPRDLDLVYTPLHGVGGTSVLQVLESAGFSQPRVVEQQEQPDPDFPTVAFPNPEEPGAMDLAMALAEQHGADLVVANDPDADRCAAAVPGPHGWRMLRGDEVGALLAHALLSSGKQGTYATSIVSSSLLGKMAAKAGQPYAETLTGFKWIGRVEGLAFGYEEALGYCVDPEHVRDKDGVSALLLLCELAARAKAEGRGLPDVLDDIALEHGLHATDQLSVRVTDLAEIGAAMERLRATPPAALGGLAVERVDDLSTGSADLPPTEGLRYALAGGARVVVRPSGTEPKLKCYLEVVVPVDREDGVDAARIHAAGRLDALRSDIKSAAGI, from the coding sequence GTGACGAACACCGACGTTCCCTCCCTGCTCGCCGCCGCCCGCGCCTGGACCGCCGAGGACCCCGACCCGCGCACCCGCGAGGAGCTCGAGGCGGTCGTCGCCCGCGTCGAGGCCGGGGACGCGGCCGCGACGGCCGACCTGGCGGACCGGTTCGCCGGGACGCTGGAGTTCGGCACGGCGGGCCTGCGGGGCGCGATCGGCGCCGGCCCGAACCGGATGAACCGGGTCGTCGTCACCCGCGCCGCCGCCGGCCTGGCGGCGTACCTGCGCGACACCGGCGCCACCGGCCCCGTGGTCATCGGGTACGACGCGCGCCACGACAGCGACGTCTACGCCCGCGACACCGCGGAGGTGGTGACCGGCGCCGGGTTCGCCGCCCACCTCCTGCCGCGGCCGCTCCCGACGCCGCTGCTGGCCTACGCCATCCGGGAGCTGGGCTGCTCGGCCGGCGTGATGGTGACCGCGAGCCACAACCCGCCGCAGGACAACGGCTACAAGGTCTACCTCGGCGACGGCAGCCAGATCGTGCCGCCGGCCGACGCCGAGATCGCCGCCCGGATCGCGGCGGTCGGCCCGGTCGCCGACGTGCCCCGCGGGAACGGCGGCGCGGTGCTCGACGAGGGCATCGTCGACCGCTACCTCGACACCGTCGCCGGCCTCGCCGAGGACGGCCCCCGCGACCTCGACCTCGTCTACACCCCGCTGCACGGCGTCGGCGGCACGTCGGTGCTGCAGGTGCTGGAGTCCGCCGGGTTCTCCCAGCCGCGGGTCGTCGAGCAGCAGGAGCAGCCCGACCCGGACTTCCCCACGGTCGCGTTCCCGAACCCCGAGGAGCCCGGTGCCATGGACCTCGCGATGGCGCTCGCCGAGCAGCACGGCGCGGACCTCGTGGTCGCCAACGACCCCGACGCCGACCGCTGCGCCGCGGCGGTGCCGGGCCCGCACGGGTGGCGGATGCTGCGCGGCGACGAGGTCGGCGCGCTGCTCGCCCACGCCCTGCTCAGCTCCGGCAAGCAGGGCACCTACGCCACCTCGATCGTCTCCTCCTCCCTGCTCGGGAAGATGGCCGCGAAGGCCGGCCAGCCGTACGCCGAGACGCTCACCGGCTTCAAGTGGATCGGCCGGGTCGAGGGGCTCGCGTTCGGCTACGAGGAGGCGCTGGGCTACTGCGTCGACCCCGAGCACGTCCGGGACAAGGACGGCGTCTCCGCGCTGCTGCTGCTGTGCGAGCTCGCCGCCCGGGCCAAGGCCGAGGGCCGCGGCCTGCCCGACGTCCTCGACGACATCGCGCTGGAGCACGGCCTGCACGCGACCGACCAGCTCTCCGTGCGGGTCACCGACCTGGCCGAGATCGGCGCCGCGATGGAGCGGCTGCGCGCGACCCCGCCCGCCGCGCTGGGCGGCCTCGCCGTCGAGCGGGTCGACGACCTGAGCACCGGCTCCGCGGACCTCCCGCCGACCGAGGGGCTGCGCTACGCCCTCGCGGGCGGCGCGCGCGTCGTCGTACGACCGAGCGGGACGGAGCCGAAGCTGAAGTGCTACCTCGAGGTCGTCGTGCCGGTCGACCGCGAGGACGGCGTCGACGCGGCGCGGATCCACGCCGCCGGCCGGCTCGACGCCCTGCGCTCGGACATCAAGTCCGCGGCCGGGATCTGA
- a CDS encoding BLUF domain-containing protein: protein MLSLTYVSSATELLDADALVRLLETSRPRNHERGLSGVLLYRDGNIIQVLEGPEEEVEQTFADIERDPRHRGVIVLLRDRIEQRAFPDWSMGFRDVSGVDLEREDGFTDFLRGRDDPATGDDSHTEVVGSLLRTFRETMR from the coding sequence GTGCTCTCCCTGACCTACGTCAGCTCCGCCACCGAGCTGCTCGACGCCGACGCCCTGGTCCGCCTCCTCGAGACCAGCCGGCCGCGCAACCACGAGCGCGGCCTCAGCGGCGTGCTGCTCTACCGCGACGGCAACATCATCCAGGTGCTCGAGGGCCCGGAGGAGGAGGTCGAGCAGACCTTCGCCGACATCGAGCGCGACCCCCGCCACCGCGGGGTGATCGTGCTGTTGCGCGACCGGATCGAGCAGCGGGCCTTCCCCGACTGGTCGATGGGGTTCCGCGACGTCAGCGGCGTCGACCTGGAGCGCGAGGACGGCTTCACCGACTTCCTCCGCGGACGCGACGACCCTGCCACCGGCGACGACAGCCACACCGAGGTGGTCGGCTCCCTGCTGCGCACCTTCCGCGAGACGATGCGCTGA
- the deoC gene encoding deoxyribose-phosphate aldolase has protein sequence MSEPSVTQVAQAIDHTLLKPEATRADVEALVAEAVELGTYSVCVSPSMLPVAVPEGSGLKVAVVCGFPSGKHTSTVKAAEAAESVANGADEIDMVIDIGAAKEGRYDAVEADVAAVRAAAPAPTVLKVIIESAALSDDEIVGVCRAAAAAGADFVKTSTGFHPSGGASEHAVRLMAQTVPQLQVKASGGVRTLEQARTMMAAGASRLGVSGSRALLGAAGDGGSSGSGSY, from the coding sequence GTGAGCGAACCCTCCGTCACCCAGGTCGCCCAGGCCATCGACCACACCCTGCTGAAGCCGGAGGCCACCCGCGCCGACGTCGAGGCGCTGGTGGCCGAGGCCGTCGAGCTCGGGACCTACTCCGTGTGCGTCTCCCCCTCGATGCTGCCCGTCGCCGTGCCGGAGGGCAGCGGGCTGAAGGTCGCCGTCGTCTGCGGGTTCCCCAGCGGCAAGCACACCTCCACGGTCAAGGCCGCCGAGGCTGCGGAGTCGGTCGCGAACGGCGCCGACGAGATCGACATGGTCATCGACATCGGTGCCGCCAAGGAGGGCCGGTACGACGCGGTCGAGGCCGACGTCGCCGCGGTCCGCGCGGCCGCGCCGGCGCCGACGGTGCTCAAGGTGATCATCGAGTCCGCCGCCCTGTCCGACGACGAGATCGTCGGCGTGTGCCGCGCCGCGGCCGCCGCCGGCGCGGACTTCGTCAAGACCTCCACCGGCTTCCACCCCTCCGGCGGGGCCTCCGAGCACGCCGTGCGCCTGATGGCCCAGACGGTCCCGCAGCTGCAGGTCAAGGCCTCCGGCGGCGTGCGCACCCTCGAGCAGGCGCGCACGATGATGGCCGCCGGTGCCTCCCGGCTCGGCGTCTCCGGCAGCCGCGCGCTCCTCGGTGCCGCCGGCGACGGCGGGTCCTCCGGCTCCGGCAGCTACTGA